In Spinacia oleracea cultivar Varoflay chromosome 5, BTI_SOV_V1, whole genome shotgun sequence, a single window of DNA contains:
- the LOC110795933 gene encoding uncharacterized protein, with amino-acid sequence MGLQSICCSFGSPTIPHPRFGEIVSSCAINGGYRTIQLTNSTKSYAIPKLKWGIKESLLPKLKGLSKVYALHSDPDAELELSSKSNAGIPETRSDLRAKQQLSSNFAGVEPFGGKSGSISFYGITHHSVEESKLISSPYKDDGGSVLWILAPVILILSLILPPIMFSNAFDSVFKNEGLAEIAGTLACEGVFYAGVAIFLLITDRVQRPYLQFSAKRWGLITGLKGHLSTTFFSMGLKVIAPLVVTYVTWPVIGMNALVAVTPLLIGYLAQLALEGLIDNRGSSCWPLVPIIFEIYRFYQLTRSVTYVEGLIYVMRGAEATPEVLERSGALAAMSVTFYIVALVCLWSLLTFLLRLFPSRPVVENY; translated from the exons ATGGGTTTGCAATCAATTTGCTGTTCTTTCGGTTCCCCAACAATTCCCCATCCCCGCTTTGGAGAAATT GTTAGCTCATGTGCCATTAATGGAGGGTACCGAACAATTCAGCTTACCAATTCGACTAAAT CATATGCTATCCCTAAGTTGAAATGGGGGATTAAGGAATCTCTGTTGCCAAAATTAAAGGGATTATCTAAAGTTTATGCATTACATTCTGACCCCGATGCGGAATTGGAACTTTCTTCCAAGAGTAATGCTGGTATTCCGGAAACACGTTCTGATCTGCGTGCAAAACAGCAACTTTCTTCCAATTTTGCTGGTGTTGAACCTTTTGGAGGTAAATCGGGTTCGATTTCGTTTTATGGGATAACTCATCATTCCGTGGAAGAGAGCAAGCTAATTTCTTCACCATATAAGGATGATGGTGGTTCAGTGCTCTGGATTCTTGCTCCGGTTATTCTTATACTATCTTTGATACTCCCTccaattatgttttcaaatgcGTTTGATAGTGTTTTCAAGAATGAGGGTCTTGCAG AGATTGCTGGTACCCTTGCTTGTGAAGGGGTGTTCTATGCTGGTGTTGCGATCTTCCTTCTGATAACTGATCGCGTTCAAAGACCATATCTTCAATTTAGTGCAAAACGATGGGGCCTCATAACTGGTTTGAAGGGACACTTATCGACTACATTTTTTTCTATGGGTCTGAAGGTAATTGCTCCTTTAGTAGTAACCTACGTCACATGGCCAGTGATAGGCATGAATGCTTTAGTTGCAGTGACCCCCTTGCTAATAGGTTATCTTGCTCAACTTGCACTTGAGGGTTTGATTGATAATCGAGGGTCATCCTGTTGGCCtctagttcccattatctttgaG ATTTATAGGTTCTATCAACTAACTCGTTCTGTAACGTATGTTGAGGGTTTGATATACGTAATGAGAGGGGCTGAGGCTACCCCAGAAGTGTTAGAGAGAAGCGGGGCTTTAGCAGCAATGTCTGTGACCTTCTATATTGTTGCTCTGGTCTGCTTATGGTCGTTATTAACATTTCTTTTGAGACTATTTCCTTCAAGACCAGTCGTCGAGAACTACTGA